In Idiomarina sp. PL1-037, a single genomic region encodes these proteins:
- a CDS encoding DUF3718 domain-containing protein — protein MKAIVLGTMMAAVAATGVTFSKSAEANELALSLCTYVQGDDTMRMRKKLRDARVRVRDIYTGIQCNGQSLLQFAMANGSQDIGEFIVGRLSVDELKASGDYEWAQSNGHGSSAIAVAIKDRAGL, from the coding sequence ATGAAAGCAATTGTATTAGGCACCATGATGGCTGCCGTTGCGGCAACAGGCGTAACTTTTTCAAAAAGCGCAGAGGCAAATGAATTAGCCTTAAGCTTATGCACATACGTGCAAGGTGATGACACCATGCGTATGCGTAAAAAATTACGTGATGCTCGTGTACGCGTGCGTGATATTTACACTGGCATTCAGTGCAACGGTCAAAGCTTATTGCAATTTGCCATGGCTAACGGTTCACAAGACATTGGTGAGTTCATCGTTGGTCGTTTGTCAGTAGACGAACTGAAAGCTTCTGGCGACTACGAATGGGCGCAATCTAACGGTCACGGCAGCAGTGCAATTGCTGTAGCAATTAAAGATCGCGCTGGCCTGTAA
- a CDS encoding cobalamin biosynthesis protein CobD/CbiB: MNTELLTDILLSPVALALLALLAERWFPWPEQWHPFAVLRLMAAYMSGKVNKPKRPVGQQRLAGFLAWLTMSLLVLLPAAIVFAGAEVELAIGWLILLVSLRQQPVIHAVRLADSHLQRGRKNAARAWLSRITWRDCDLLSEHGIAKTSIELRATSILEHRFTPLLFWFVGGPLAALGVRTLSELTQVWPVAQVKYRQFGLATHWLHTITHFLPSFLLALAARFIALFQRNKFKLQPLKRNPLFSTVLLSWIQSFSYCHRVSLGGPIQVQGIRISRQRFAGRPAELLIPRASRWQRQWQGFLVTCLVITFFALLIYRP, encoded by the coding sequence ATGAACACGGAACTTTTAACCGACATTTTATTATCACCTGTTGCTCTGGCTCTGCTGGCTTTGCTGGCAGAGCGCTGGTTTCCCTGGCCAGAGCAGTGGCATCCCTTTGCCGTTTTGCGGCTAATGGCCGCCTACATGAGCGGCAAGGTTAACAAGCCCAAGCGCCCTGTCGGTCAGCAGCGTCTTGCCGGTTTTTTAGCCTGGTTAACTATGTCGCTGCTGGTGCTGCTGCCAGCGGCTATTGTCTTTGCCGGTGCTGAAGTGGAACTTGCCATTGGCTGGCTTATTTTATTGGTCAGTTTGCGTCAGCAACCCGTTATTCATGCCGTACGCTTAGCAGACAGCCACTTACAACGTGGGCGTAAAAATGCCGCCCGCGCCTGGCTAAGCCGCATAACCTGGCGCGACTGCGATTTACTGAGTGAACACGGCATTGCAAAAACCAGCATCGAACTGCGCGCGACCAGTATTCTGGAACATCGTTTTACTCCGTTACTGTTTTGGTTTGTTGGCGGGCCACTGGCGGCACTCGGAGTACGAACCCTTTCTGAACTGACTCAGGTGTGGCCGGTTGCACAGGTAAAATACCGACAGTTTGGTCTTGCAACGCACTGGCTTCACACCATAACGCATTTCTTACCATCCTTTTTACTGGCCCTTGCAGCACGGTTTATAGCGCTATTTCAGCGCAATAAGTTCAAGCTGCAACCGTTAAAGCGTAACCCTTTGTTCTCTACAGTTTTGCTCAGCTGGATACAAAGCTTCAGCTATTGCCATCGGGTAAGTTTAGGAGGGCCTATACAAGTGCAGGGAATTCGTATTTCAAGACAGCGTTTTGCCGGACGGCCCGCGGAGCTTTTAATACCCAGAGCTTCCCGCTGGCAAAGGCAATGGCAGGGCTTTCTTGTTACTTGTCTGGTTATTACATTTTTTGCCCTGTTGATTTATCGACCCTGA
- a CDS encoding ATP-binding cassette domain-containing protein, with translation MINVDALTKTFKNVQALDSLSFQAKDGEITGLLGPNGAGKTTCLRIIYGLLQADTGKAEIEGVDANQNPIGARRNLGIFPDKFGLYERLTVREQVAYFAGLHGLKGMEQKQAVEKVIDKLDIKELADRRTAGFSQGQRMKVALAQALVHSPKHLILDEPSRGLDVMSTRILRDVLREQRAQGTCILFSSHVMQEVAALCDRVVVMAKGKVAAEGTPQELCDMTGEQQLEDAFVKIIGTDEGIAA, from the coding sequence ATGATAAACGTAGATGCACTGACAAAAACATTTAAAAATGTGCAAGCGCTGGATTCTCTATCATTTCAGGCAAAAGATGGCGAAATTACCGGTCTTCTCGGACCCAACGGTGCAGGAAAAACCACGTGTCTTCGTATTATTTACGGGCTATTGCAGGCTGATACCGGCAAGGCAGAAATTGAAGGTGTTGACGCCAACCAGAATCCTATTGGTGCACGCCGTAACCTCGGCATATTTCCTGATAAGTTTGGCTTATACGAACGTTTAACCGTGCGCGAGCAAGTGGCTTATTTCGCCGGACTACACGGGCTAAAAGGCATGGAGCAAAAGCAGGCGGTTGAGAAGGTGATAGATAAACTGGATATTAAAGAGCTTGCAGACCGCCGAACAGCAGGGTTTTCACAAGGCCAGCGGATGAAAGTTGCACTGGCTCAGGCTTTAGTACACAGCCCGAAGCACTTGATTCTGGATGAGCCCAGTCGAGGTCTGGACGTTATGAGTACCCGAATTTTACGAGATGTGTTGCGCGAACAACGCGCTCAAGGCACCTGTATCTTGTTTTCCAGCCACGTTATGCAGGAAGTTGCTGCGCTATGCGACCGAGTGGTGGTTATGGCAAAAGGCAAAGTTGCAGCTGAAGGAACACCACAGGAACTTTGTGACATGACCGGCGAGCAACAGTTGGAAGATGCCTTCGTTAAAATTATCGGTACCGACGAGGGGATAGCAGCCTGA
- a CDS encoding FAD-binding oxidoreductase — MYDPLVDAPPGPHDAPEPSYWQQHTQADFPECVDAPEKVEFAVIGAGYTGLNAARVLAENGHSVAVFEANQLAWGCSSRNAGFVMKSTGRLGLSAWAERLGTDIARGIAGEHQKALQLIEETLRYCPEQCQRQNGGYLKIAHKPGAIGPLKQQYEQLRQFNQPVEWLTQQQLSNIISSPQAHAALRFTDCFALNPMLLAAATARRATAAGAQLVEHSPVTKAVSLGGKGVYLQTAKGAIRARKLLVCSNGYTSGQLLPELASRSLPVLSSIITTPPLSEEQVESIKLSPRYAIMDTRILKYYFRLLPDNRLLFGGRGAIQGKNAANPVYAKRLLQALHQTFPQLRGVNKWEHFWSGWVSVSLDDYPRVGKVKANIYASMGYCGAGVSFTALAGQRLAEAAMEQPLPELPYYQSQLKPFPLPRFRRLAQWLYYHYGRLRD, encoded by the coding sequence ATGTATGATCCTTTGGTTGATGCGCCTCCGGGGCCTCATGATGCTCCTGAGCCGAGTTACTGGCAGCAGCATACGCAAGCAGACTTCCCGGAGTGTGTTGATGCGCCGGAGAAAGTGGAGTTTGCTGTTATTGGAGCTGGGTACACGGGTTTAAACGCTGCCCGGGTTCTGGCTGAAAACGGACATTCTGTTGCCGTTTTTGAAGCCAACCAACTGGCCTGGGGTTGTTCGTCGCGTAATGCTGGTTTTGTGATGAAAAGCACCGGCCGACTGGGCTTGTCGGCCTGGGCTGAACGCCTGGGTACTGATATTGCGCGAGGCATTGCAGGCGAACATCAAAAGGCACTTCAACTCATTGAAGAAACTTTGCGTTATTGCCCGGAGCAGTGCCAGCGCCAAAACGGTGGTTATCTGAAAATAGCGCACAAACCTGGCGCCATTGGTCCGTTAAAGCAACAATATGAGCAGCTCAGGCAATTTAACCAGCCGGTGGAATGGCTAACTCAACAGCAATTAAGCAACATTATTTCAAGCCCGCAGGCGCACGCTGCCTTACGCTTCACTGACTGTTTTGCTTTGAACCCCATGTTACTGGCGGCAGCGACGGCTAGACGGGCCACCGCTGCGGGCGCACAGTTAGTTGAACACAGTCCGGTGACTAAAGCCGTGTCGCTTGGCGGCAAAGGCGTGTACCTGCAAACCGCGAAAGGCGCTATACGCGCTCGTAAGCTGTTGGTTTGTTCTAATGGCTATACCTCAGGGCAGTTACTGCCGGAGCTTGCCAGCCGCTCGTTACCGGTGCTCTCAAGCATTATTACTACCCCACCTCTGAGTGAAGAGCAGGTTGAGAGCATTAAGCTGTCACCCCGGTATGCCATAATGGATACTCGTATTCTGAAGTACTACTTCCGTTTACTGCCGGATAACCGATTGTTGTTTGGTGGTCGTGGTGCCATTCAGGGGAAAAATGCCGCCAACCCGGTTTATGCTAAACGCTTATTGCAGGCCTTGCACCAAACCTTTCCGCAACTGCGGGGAGTGAACAAGTGGGAGCATTTCTGGAGCGGCTGGGTCAGTGTGTCACTCGACGATTACCCGCGAGTAGGCAAAGTAAAGGCTAATATCTACGCCAGCATGGGCTACTGCGGTGCCGGTGTCAGCTTTACCGCCCTGGCCGGCCAACGACTGGCAGAAGCCGCCATGGAACAACCCCTGCCAGAACTACCTTACTACCAGTCTCAACTAAAGCCGTTCCCACTCCCCCGCTTCCGCCGTCTGGCCCAATGGCTCTACTACCACTACGGCCGCCTACGCGACTGA
- a CDS encoding GNAT family N-acetyltransferase → MSDIIYRKITAADMAAVIDLANEVHGENYLNEDSFQKYLAGGTAGNVQLNWIALRADTPLGIRITLAPGQWPIDDFCTPDAWPIPAEKLCYFKSAAVSEKARGLGIGKELLFRSIDAAKELGCRGGLAHIWMQSPNNSAYEYFTRCGGEMIKQHEKRWYKASVEDGYYCPVCDGTCYCDAGEMLLKFDT, encoded by the coding sequence ATGAGCGATATCATTTATCGTAAAATAACGGCTGCCGATATGGCGGCCGTTATTGATCTGGCCAACGAAGTTCATGGTGAAAATTACCTGAATGAAGACAGCTTTCAGAAGTATTTAGCCGGCGGAACCGCCGGTAACGTTCAGTTAAACTGGATAGCTCTGCGCGCCGATACCCCTTTAGGTATACGGATTACTCTGGCGCCCGGACAATGGCCAATTGATGATTTTTGCACCCCAGACGCCTGGCCCATTCCTGCCGAGAAGCTGTGCTACTTTAAGTCCGCCGCCGTGTCGGAAAAAGCGCGCGGCCTGGGTATAGGCAAGGAACTGTTATTCCGTAGTATCGATGCCGCCAAAGAGCTGGGCTGCCGTGGTGGTTTAGCGCACATTTGGATGCAGAGCCCCAATAACAGCGCCTATGAGTATTTCACTCGCTGTGGCGGAGAAATGATTAAACAACATGAAAAGCGCTGGTACAAAGCCTCAGTAGAAGACGGCTACTACTGCCCTGTGTGCGACGGCACCTGCTACTGCGACGCCGGCGAAATGCTGCTGAAATTCGATACGTAA
- a CDS encoding ABC transporter permease: MSALTSVWKKEFRDAIRDKRSVLAAMSYAFFGPLLMAVAFFFLITQLTDPADVEITIEGEENAPQLVDFLNERGVVQKQGEWAKTETPIVLTLPENWQESVSKAEPVEVTLRADWSAQKQQTEIKRVEQAVQAYSSQIAAYRLTLRGVDPRVVQPIQLQKQDLATRGSKAALIMGSVLVFIILSVFWSGMNVAIDISAGERERNSLEFLLSQPLSTWDIVTGKALTATTFSLFGAILSLVLIPIIFAYVPLHEIGMNVNFSVGMMVLMFALLVPLALLATALQLFVSFRAKNFKEAQTYISFLLVIPMAASFGVEFARLKNPILYYLPLTGQHQAFLSLIRGENVNVMGTVISAIATLAAALLLMKYIARMLKSEKIVFGL, translated from the coding sequence ATGAGTGCATTAACTTCTGTATGGAAAAAAGAATTCCGGGACGCTATCCGTGATAAACGCTCTGTTTTAGCGGCAATGTCTTATGCGTTTTTCGGACCTTTATTAATGGCGGTAGCCTTTTTTTTCTTAATAACGCAGCTGACCGATCCGGCGGACGTTGAAATTACTATTGAAGGTGAAGAAAACGCACCTCAGCTGGTTGATTTTCTTAACGAACGAGGAGTCGTCCAGAAACAGGGTGAATGGGCAAAAACCGAAACGCCTATAGTCCTTACTTTGCCTGAAAACTGGCAGGAAAGCGTTAGTAAAGCCGAACCGGTAGAGGTCACCTTGCGCGCTGACTGGTCGGCACAAAAGCAGCAAACCGAAATTAAGCGTGTAGAGCAGGCAGTGCAGGCGTACTCGAGTCAAATAGCGGCTTACCGATTGACATTACGGGGAGTTGATCCGCGTGTTGTGCAACCAATACAACTGCAAAAGCAAGACTTAGCAACCCGGGGCTCAAAAGCGGCCTTGATTATGGGCAGTGTACTGGTGTTTATTATTCTGTCCGTGTTCTGGTCTGGTATGAATGTCGCTATCGATATCAGTGCAGGTGAGCGTGAACGTAATTCGCTTGAGTTTTTGCTGAGTCAACCGTTAAGCACCTGGGACATCGTTACCGGTAAAGCTCTGACCGCAACAACCTTCTCACTATTTGGGGCGATACTGTCGCTGGTGCTTATCCCCATTATATTTGCCTACGTTCCACTGCACGAAATTGGCATGAACGTGAACTTTAGCGTGGGTATGATGGTACTGATGTTCGCTCTGCTGGTGCCGCTGGCTCTGCTTGCGACCGCGCTGCAATTGTTCGTGTCCTTCCGCGCTAAAAACTTCAAAGAAGCACAGACTTATATTAGCTTCTTACTGGTCATTCCAATGGCGGCTTCTTTTGGTGTGGAATTTGCGCGACTTAAAAACCCGATCCTCTACTACCTGCCACTAACCGGTCAGCATCAGGCATTTTTGTCACTGATACGCGGCGAGAACGTGAATGTAATGGGAACAGTAATCAGCGCAATAGCCACTCTGGCAGCCGCATTGCTGCTAATGAAATACATAGCCCGAATGCTCAAAAGCGAAAAAATCGTCTTCGGCTTGTAG
- the folE2 gene encoding GTP cyclohydrolase FolE2: MPTVMPDVANQTQAQTEGALDWVGMSNIEVPLMVSAAGVPERPVAAKVEAFVNLKNPKTKGIHMSRLYLLLDKLSTEGELSHDTLKQLLNDFIESHKDISDQAFIKFDFDYHLRRKSLISKKQGWKAYPVSLTGRYDAGQLKLELSVDVPYSSTCPCSAALARQLIQDAFSEKFAGQEQVDASVMHEWLGSTEGIVATPHSQRSIAEVKVALSDSVNDFPIVELIDAIEAALKTPVQAAVKREDEQEFARLNGQNLMFCEDASRRLQHQLNQMPNFRDFWLRVNHYESLHAHDAVSVTTKGVPGGYSA; this comes from the coding sequence ATGCCAACAGTTATGCCCGACGTAGCCAACCAAACGCAGGCCCAGACAGAGGGAGCTCTCGATTGGGTTGGCATGAGCAACATTGAAGTTCCATTGATGGTATCGGCAGCCGGCGTACCAGAACGCCCGGTAGCGGCTAAAGTCGAAGCTTTCGTCAATCTGAAAAACCCGAAAACCAAGGGTATCCACATGTCTCGCTTGTATCTATTGCTGGACAAGCTGTCGACCGAAGGTGAGCTCAGTCACGATACTTTAAAGCAACTGCTGAATGACTTTATTGAAAGTCATAAAGACATCAGTGACCAAGCCTTTATCAAGTTTGATTTTGACTATCACCTGCGCCGCAAATCGTTGATTAGCAAAAAACAGGGCTGGAAAGCTTACCCAGTGAGTTTAACCGGTCGCTACGATGCCGGTCAGTTAAAGCTGGAATTGTCTGTTGATGTGCCTTACTCATCAACTTGCCCTTGCTCTGCGGCTTTAGCGCGTCAGTTAATTCAGGATGCCTTTAGTGAGAAATTTGCCGGTCAGGAGCAGGTGGACGCCAGTGTCATGCACGAGTGGTTAGGCTCTACCGAAGGTATTGTTGCCACACCACACAGCCAGCGCTCAATTGCTGAAGTAAAAGTCGCCCTAAGTGACAGTGTTAATGACTTTCCGATTGTAGAACTCATTGATGCCATTGAAGCGGCTCTTAAAACACCAGTACAAGCCGCCGTTAAACGTGAGGACGAACAAGAGTTCGCACGACTAAATGGACAAAACCTGATGTTCTGTGAGGACGCATCGCGCCGTTTACAACACCAGTTAAACCAAATGCCAAACTTCCGTGATTTCTGGTTGCGGGTAAATCACTATGAGTCGCTGCATGCGCACGACGCGGTGAGTGTCACGACCAAAGGTGTTCCCGGCGGTTACTCAGCCTAA
- a CDS encoding DUF2726 domain-containing protein: MEIILLLFVVVLIAVAIIASRMSENYVPYPYKLKDVALCTAQEDQFLTLLEKSVGDSFRIFTKVRLSDIVTVRSGLSSTARKDAHTKASQRILDYVLCDIHTMQVKAAIELEPGQSSLNQQKRNLFLKNTLAAAGLPFLRFKAKPGYRVAELHDYIHGKIRQSEHVRAAVPTNKDKNNQPIAA, encoded by the coding sequence ATGGAAATTATTCTGTTGTTGTTTGTTGTGGTGTTAATTGCGGTGGCTATTATTGCCAGCCGAATGTCTGAAAACTATGTGCCCTACCCCTATAAGCTAAAAGATGTAGCTTTGTGCACTGCTCAGGAAGATCAGTTTTTGACACTATTGGAAAAGTCCGTCGGCGACAGCTTCCGCATATTCACCAAAGTTCGTTTAAGCGACATTGTTACCGTGCGCTCAGGTTTATCTTCTACCGCACGCAAAGATGCCCACACCAAAGCCAGCCAACGCATTCTTGACTACGTATTGTGTGACATTCACACCATGCAGGTTAAAGCTGCTATAGAGCTGGAACCAGGTCAGTCATCACTTAACCAGCAAAAGCGTAACTTGTTTTTGAAAAACACCTTGGCCGCTGCCGGACTACCTTTCCTGCGCTTTAAAGCGAAGCCCGGTTATCGCGTTGCCGAACTGCACGACTACATTCACGGTAAAATTCGCCAGTCTGAACATGTGCGCGCTGCAGTACCAACGAATAAAGATAAGAATAACCAGCCGATTGCCGCTTAA
- the ahcY gene encoding adenosylhomocysteinase, translating into MSAEDWQDYKVADISLAEWGRKEIAIAESEMPALMTIRRKYADSKPLAGARIIGCIHMTIQTAVLIETLLELGAEVRWSSCNIFSTQDHAAAAMAAAGVPVFAWKGETEEEYEWCLKQTCHKDGELWDANMILDDGGDLTLMIHDEFPQMLEKVHGITEETTTGVHRLLDMLEKGTLKVPAINVNDAVTKSKNDNKYGCRHSLNDAIKRSTDHLLSGKKALVVGYGDVGKGSAASLRQEGMIVKISEIDPICAMQACMDGFEVVSPYLEGKNTGNGENINKDLLGNTDLIVTTTGNMDVCDRHMLAALKSTALVCNIGHFDNEIDTAFMRKNWRWEEIKPQVHKIYRSDDDNDYLILLAEGRLVNLGNATGHPSRIMDGSFANQVLAQIHLFEQKFADMEIKKQEEYLRVEVLPKQLDEEVARYMVQGFGGVITQLTADQANYIHVDAEGPFKTDEYRY; encoded by the coding sequence ATGAGTGCAGAAGATTGGCAAGATTATAAAGTAGCAGATATTAGCTTAGCCGAATGGGGCCGCAAGGAAATTGCGATTGCTGAATCTGAAATGCCGGCGTTGATGACTATCCGCCGCAAATACGCTGACAGCAAGCCGCTGGCCGGCGCCCGTATTATTGGTTGTATCCATATGACCATTCAAACAGCCGTGTTGATTGAAACATTGCTTGAACTGGGTGCCGAAGTGCGCTGGTCTTCATGCAACATTTTCTCCACTCAGGACCATGCTGCTGCGGCTATGGCTGCTGCCGGTGTACCGGTATTTGCCTGGAAAGGTGAAACCGAAGAAGAATACGAATGGTGCTTGAAGCAGACTTGCCATAAAGACGGCGAGTTGTGGGATGCCAACATGATTCTGGACGATGGCGGTGATTTAACCCTGATGATCCACGATGAATTCCCGCAGATGCTGGAAAAAGTTCACGGCATTACTGAAGAAACCACCACGGGTGTTCACCGTTTGCTGGACATGCTGGAAAAGGGCACTTTGAAAGTACCCGCCATTAACGTGAATGATGCCGTCACTAAGTCAAAAAATGACAACAAGTACGGCTGCCGTCACTCATTAAACGACGCGATTAAACGCTCTACTGACCACTTATTGTCAGGCAAGAAAGCTCTGGTTGTTGGTTATGGCGACGTAGGTAAAGGTTCTGCCGCGAGTTTACGTCAGGAAGGCATGATTGTTAAAATCAGCGAAATTGACCCAATTTGCGCCATGCAAGCCTGCATGGACGGCTTTGAAGTGGTTTCTCCTTACCTTGAAGGTAAAAATACCGGTAACGGCGAGAACATTAACAAAGACTTACTGGGCAATACCGACCTAATTGTGACCACGACCGGTAATATGGACGTTTGTGACCGTCACATGCTGGCGGCACTTAAGTCTACCGCTCTGGTTTGCAACATTGGCCATTTTGATAACGAAATTGATACGGCCTTTATGCGTAAAAACTGGCGTTGGGAAGAAATTAAGCCACAAGTTCATAAAATTTACCGTTCAGACGACGACAACGATTACCTGATTCTGTTAGCCGAAGGCCGTTTGGTCAACTTAGGTAACGCAACCGGTCACCCAAGCCGTATTATGGATGGTTCATTTGCTAACCAGGTACTTGCTCAAATTCACTTGTTCGAGCAAAAATTTGCCGACATGGAAATTAAGAAGCAGGAAGAGTATCTGCGTGTAGAAGTTCTGCCTAAGCAACTGGACGAAGAAGTTGCGCGTTATATGGTGCAGGGCTTCGGCGGAGTTATCACTCAGTTGACAGCAGATCAGGCTAACTACATTCATGTTGATGCAGAAGGTCCGTTCAAGACAGACGAGTACCGCTACTAA
- a CDS encoding adenosine kinase, whose amino-acid sequence MKTIDVIGIGNALVDQEFEVSEDFLQKHDLKKGMMELIDEDAQNTLIAELSQLGELKKQSGGGSAANSLVAFAQFGGKAYYCCKVADDEAGMFYRQDLERIGIETSLHQQKNQGTTGRCLVMVTPDAERTMRTHLGITADLSTVEIDDHAIAAADYLYIEGYLITSEIARGAIQHAKKVARENNTKLVMTCSDPAMVKFFRSGIDEILDGGVDLMFCNREEAELLTGKDDPQAALSVLLEQADTVAITLGKDGAVIANRERQVHIPGVPVEAIDTNGAGDMFAGAMLYGLTRNMSLEDAGRLASHASAELVTKFGARLSKDRQQQLIERVMNAQTA is encoded by the coding sequence ATGAAAACCATTGATGTAATCGGCATTGGCAATGCGCTGGTGGATCAGGAGTTTGAGGTCTCTGAGGACTTCCTGCAGAAGCACGATTTAAAAAAAGGCATGATGGAGCTGATTGATGAAGACGCTCAAAACACTCTGATTGCAGAACTAAGCCAGCTGGGCGAGTTGAAAAAGCAAAGCGGCGGTGGCTCAGCCGCTAACTCGTTAGTGGCTTTCGCTCAATTTGGCGGCAAAGCCTACTACTGCTGTAAAGTTGCTGACGACGAAGCCGGCATGTTTTACCGTCAGGATTTGGAAAGAATAGGCATAGAAACCAGCCTTCACCAGCAGAAGAACCAAGGCACGACTGGTCGCTGTCTGGTAATGGTGACTCCTGATGCCGAACGCACCATGCGGACTCATTTGGGCATAACGGCCGATTTATCTACCGTTGAAATTGACGACCATGCCATTGCAGCGGCAGACTACCTTTATATAGAGGGTTATTTAATTACCTCAGAAATTGCGCGCGGCGCGATTCAACATGCGAAAAAGGTAGCCCGGGAAAACAATACAAAACTGGTTATGACCTGCTCTGATCCTGCCATGGTGAAGTTTTTCCGCAGCGGAATTGATGAAATTCTGGACGGTGGTGTCGATTTAATGTTCTGTAACCGTGAAGAAGCAGAATTATTAACAGGTAAGGACGATCCTCAGGCCGCTTTATCCGTATTATTAGAGCAGGCCGACACGGTTGCTATTACCTTAGGTAAAGACGGTGCTGTAATTGCCAACCGCGAACGCCAGGTGCATATTCCGGGCGTACCGGTTGAAGCCATTGATACCAATGGCGCTGGTGATATGTTTGCAGGTGCTATGCTTTATGGCTTAACGCGTAATATGTCGCTGGAAGACGCGGGTCGTTTAGCCAGTCATGCGTCTGCTGAACTGGTCACAAAGTTTGGCGCCCGACTGAGTAAAGACCGACAACAGCAATTAATTGAGCGTGTTATGAACGCTCAAACGGCTTGA
- a CDS encoding alpha/beta hydrolase — MKQWMALSLLLLGLVPLSGQAQTTSNEASSCYLPGVQEKLHCGTVSVPENYEQPDGKHIGIYYAILPAIQEGAQADPMLILAGGPGQAATELTPMIARMFEAVRQKRDILLIDQRGTGKSHPLECDIERPDELIRADDEQDLKALSRECQEQYPDTDTTQYHTVNAVKDFERVREHLGIEQLNLYGGSYGTRVGLTYLREAPASVRTATLDAVAPPQVIIGPFGQHGADAFDEMLKDCSEQSPCHEKFPNLEQEYYEVMNELETGDILLETRDPLSFEPLEIKLTPGRFSSIIRVALYHPNTRQLLPYAIHSAAEGSHHAILGLMGGTMSQNSIYLGLMLSVVCGEDLPRATPELFAEDGNNQFIGSRTGDAFVDMCAGWQSSSVPAYWSDPVVSDKPVLLLSGELDPVTPPEWGEIAHRTLPNSKHLVAPNAGHTIASHTCANQLIADFIEQGSVENIDGGCLKEQRLKPFVLNQNAAGL, encoded by the coding sequence ATGAAACAATGGATGGCATTATCGCTACTGCTACTGGGTCTGGTGCCGCTTAGTGGTCAGGCACAGACAACATCAAATGAAGCTTCGAGCTGTTATTTACCTGGTGTGCAAGAGAAACTGCATTGTGGCACAGTTTCAGTTCCAGAAAACTACGAACAGCCTGACGGCAAACATATTGGTATTTATTACGCTATTCTTCCGGCTATTCAGGAGGGAGCGCAAGCCGATCCTATGCTCATTCTGGCCGGTGGGCCGGGTCAGGCTGCTACTGAATTAACTCCAATGATAGCGCGTATGTTTGAAGCCGTGCGTCAGAAACGCGATATTCTTCTAATTGATCAGCGCGGTACGGGCAAAAGTCATCCGCTTGAATGTGACATTGAGCGTCCGGATGAGTTGATACGTGCTGACGATGAGCAGGATCTTAAAGCCTTGAGTCGCGAGTGTCAGGAGCAGTACCCCGATACAGACACCACGCAATATCATACCGTTAACGCCGTAAAAGACTTTGAACGGGTACGTGAACATTTGGGTATAGAGCAACTGAACCTTTATGGCGGGTCTTATGGAACCCGCGTCGGTCTAACCTATTTACGTGAAGCCCCTGCTTCAGTTCGCACGGCTACCCTGGATGCTGTGGCTCCGCCTCAGGTAATCATTGGGCCTTTTGGTCAGCACGGAGCCGATGCGTTTGACGAAATGCTCAAGGATTGTTCCGAACAAAGCCCATGTCACGAAAAGTTCCCTAACCTAGAGCAAGAATATTATGAGGTTATGAATGAGCTGGAAACCGGGGATATACTGCTGGAAACGCGTGACCCCCTCTCATTTGAGCCGCTTGAGATAAAACTGACCCCCGGACGTTTCAGCTCAATTATCCGTGTTGCCTTATATCACCCCAATACTCGTCAACTATTGCCCTACGCCATTCATTCTGCAGCTGAAGGAAGCCACCACGCCATACTGGGTTTGATGGGCGGTACTATGTCGCAGAACAGTATTTACCTCGGACTTATGCTGTCGGTTGTGTGTGGCGAAGATTTACCCCGGGCGACTCCGGAGCTTTTTGCCGAGGACGGTAACAATCAGTTTATTGGTAGCCGTACAGGTGATGCCTTTGTTGATATGTGTGCGGGCTGGCAGTCATCAAGTGTCCCTGCTTACTGGTCCGATCCTGTTGTCAGTGATAAACCTGTTTTACTGTTATCGGGAGAGCTGGATCCGGTGACGCCTCCAGAATGGGGAGAAATAGCTCATAGAACTTTACCCAACAGTAAACACCTGGTTGCACCTAACGCGGGACATACTATTGCCAGTCATACCTGCGCTAATCAGCTTATTGCCGATTTTATCGAGCAAGGTTCTGTCGAAAATATTGACGGCGGCTGCTTAAAAGAACAAAGACTTAAGCCATTTGTACTGAACCAGAATGCAGCGGGGCTATAA